From the genome of Cydia strobilella chromosome 21, ilCydStro3.1, whole genome shotgun sequence, one region includes:
- the LOC134750840 gene encoding protein NDUFAF4 homolog, giving the protein MGALATKALRPLKSFNIENRAHRVISKEKPTPAPRYAANLEDLKRAMESDPNLDEKLDKKDPGLDTRLKNVYVTSHGKPEDDVTREKQNPTRPLPQDRGLVEDFDYGFKEPERVKYGCTTLRNAVEFISAHQIDPKEVTAAKIALQYKLKEEDVENILKYFKTYEVYLPETKKSAAMFAGPATLRKQLYKEDIKEIEGEVQKKPDKESSFFKYEIKNENKGR; this is encoded by the coding sequence ATGGGTGCTTTAGCGACAAAAGCCCTACGTCCCTTAAAATCATTCAACATTGAAAATCGAGCACATCGGGTAATATCGAAAGAAAAACCAACACCGGCCCCGAGATATGCGGCTAACCTGGAGGATCTAAAGCGGGCTATGGAGTCTGACCCTAATCTAGATGAGAAACTTGACAAAAAAGATCCAGGGCTCGACACAAGATTGAAGAATGTTTATGTAACTTCTCATGGGAAGCCAGAAGACGACGTTACTCGAGAAAAACAGAACCCGACCAGGCCATTACCCCAAGACCGTGGCCTAGTTGAAGACTTCGATTATGGCTTCAAAGAACCAGAGAGAGTTAAATATGGATGCACAACACTCAGAAACGCTGTAGAGTTCATTTCAGCGCATCAAATTGACCCTAAAGAAGTGACAGCAGCTAAAATAGCGCTCCAATACAAACTGAAGGAGGAAGATGtagaaaatatacttaaatattttaaaacttatgAAGTTTATCTACCAGAAACAAAGAAATCAGCGGCCATGTTTGCTGGACCTGCTACCTTAAGGAAACAGTTGTATAAAGAAGATATAAAAGAAATTGAAGGAGAGGTTCAGAAGAAACCTGATAAAGAGAGCAGCTTCTTTAAATATGagataaaaaatgaaaacaagGGCAGATAA
- the LOC134751143 gene encoding small ribosomal subunit protein eS12, with translation MADVEVEVPNNPVLSGGAMDVNTALQEVLKTALIHGGLVHGLHEAAKALDKRQAVLCVLAENCDEAAYKKLVQALCNEHQIPLVKVDNNKKLGEWAGLCKIDKDGKARKIVGCSCVVIKDFGEETPALDVLKDYLKSSS, from the exons ATGGCTGATGTTGAAGT TGAGGTACCCAATAACCCCGTCCTGAGCGGCGGCGCCATGGACGTGAACACCGCCCTTCAGGAGGTGCTGAAGACTGCCCTCATCCACGGAGGCCTCGTCCACGGCCTCCATGAGGCTGCTAAGGCCCTTGACAA GAGGCAAGCTGTCCTATGCGTGCTGGCCGAGAACTGTGACGAGGCTGCTTACAAGAAGCTGGTGCAGGCTCTGTGCAATGAGCACCAGATCCCACTTGTCAAG GTGGACAACAACAAGAAGCTGGGAGAGTGGGCGGGTCTGTGCAAGATCGACAAGGACGGCAAGGCCAGGAAGATCGTCGGCTGCTCGTGCGTCGTCATCAAG GACTTCGGTGAGGAGACGCCAGCGCTTGACGTACTCAAAGACTACCTCAAGTCTTCGAGCTAA